GCTACCGTGGCCCCGTCTCGACTGGTCACCGGCAGGCGTCGCGCGACGCCGCCCCGCGGCACGAAAGGGGGTCGGGGCCATGGACGACGCAGCCGCAGGCACCACCGACCCCGCCCCGCCGCCCCGGAGGGAGAAGGCCCGCCGGCGCGCCGTCCTGGTGGTCCGCATCGCGGTGAGCGCCGGGATGCTCTGGTTCCTCCTCGACAAGATCTCCGACAGCAGCGCCGACGCCCTGCCGGAGTGGACCACCGCCACCGCACTGTGGCTGAGCGGCGCCGTCCTGCTCACCCTGGCCAGCATCGTGCTCTCCGCGGTCCGGTGGCAGACGGTGCTCGCGGCCATGGGCCGCCCGGCCGCCCTCCCCCGCCTGCTCTCCCACTACCTGGCCGGGCAGTTCGTGGCCAACGTGCTGCCCACCACCATCGGGGGCGACGTGCTGCGGGTGTCGCGCCTGGCCCAGGACAACGGCAAGGTCCACGACAGCTTCGCCTCGGTGGTGCTCGAGCGACTCACCGGGTGGCTGGTGCTGCCCCTCATCACCTTCATCGGCCTCATCATCAACCCGCCCCTCCAGCACCTGGGCGAGGCGACCCAGATCGCCTTCGGCCTGGCCTGCGCCACCCTGGTGGCCCTGGTGCTCGTGGTGGGCGCGGTGGCCGCAAAGCGGTGGGGCGACATGGAGGCCACCAAGGGCTGGAAGCGCTTCCTCGCCGCGGTCAGCCTCGGCCTCAACGCCCTGCGCACCCACCCTCGCCAGGCGATCAGCGTGGTGGCCGTGGGCTTCGCCTACCAGCTGGTGCTGGTGGCCGCAGCGGTGATGGCGGCCCGGGCCCTCGGCATCCCCGACGCCGGGCCCACCGCCCTGCTCGCCTTCTTCCCGGCCATCGCCATCGCCCAGGTGCTGCCCATCAGCATCTCCGGGCTGGGTGTGCGCGAAGGGCTCTTCGTCCTGTTCCTCCGGCCCCTGGGGGTGCCCACGGGCCAGGCCGTCGCCCTCGGGATCCTGCTCTACCTGCTGAACCTGATCGTGAGCCTGCTGGGCGCGCCGGCCTTCGCCATCGGCGGGCGCCGGCGCCTCGACGGCGGTCCGGTCGGCCCCGAGGACGAGGACGCCCCCCTGCGGCCCGACGACGCCGCCCCCGCCCGCCCGTGAGCGAACCCGCGTCCGAGACCGAGATCGAGATCGCCCCGGCCGGGGACGACGGCGGCCCGCCCGCCGCCGACGGCCCCCGCACGGCGCTCGGCCGCCACCTCCGGTGGTGGCGCGAGGTCCTCTACGTCCTCGCCTTCTACCTCGTCTACTCCTGGGTCCGGAACCAGTTCGGCTCGGCCGGCGACGACGCGGCCCGGATCGCCTACGAGCACGCCCGCGACATCATCCGGGTGCAGGACGCCATGGGCCTGTGGTTCGAGCCCGAGCTCCAGCGCTGGTACCTCGACCTCCCGGCGATGGGCCTCATCCGGGTCTGGAACATCTACTACGGCACGGCCCACTTCGTGGTCACCGCGGGCGCCCTCATCTGGCTCTACCGCCGCCAGCCCGACCGGTACTCGGTGTGGCGCACGACGCTCGCGGCCATGACCGCCCTGGCCCTGATCGGGTTCGCGTCCTACTCGCTCATGCCCCCCCGCCTCCTCGGCTCCACCTCCCAGTACGGCGCCTGCTACCAGCAGGAGCCGGACTGCAGGGGCGAGTCGATCGTCGACACCCTGGCGGTCCACGGCGGCTGGCTCTCCTTCGACGACGACGAGGTGGCCACCGTCTCCAACCAGTACGCGGCCATGCCCTCGATGCACACCGGGTGGTCGACCTGGAGCGCCTTCGTGATGTGGGGTCTGGTGCGGCGGCGCTGGCTGCGGGCCCTCATCGTCGCCTACCCGCTGGCCACGGTGTTCTGCATCATGATCACCGGCAACCACTTCTGGCTCGACGCCGTCGGCGGCCTGGCCGCCTTCGGGGCCGGCTACGCCGTGGCCCGGGTCGTCACCGCCTGGTCCGAGGGCCGCCTGGAGCGCCGCGAGGCCCGCCGGGCGGCGGTGGCGCCCCCCGCCTGACGCCCGGTCCGGGCTCCGCCACCCTGAGGTCGGTCAGGCCTCCCAGCGGACCGGGGGGCCGTGGAACGCGCTGTGGGCCAGGACCCGGCCCTCGGGGCCACGGGCGCGGTCGGCGGGCCAGCACGTGAGGCGGACCTCCGCCTCCTGCACGCTGGAGGGCTCCATCCGCAGCCAGGCCACCGGGGCCTCGGGGGTGGCCGCCGCGCCCGCCCTGGTCACCGCCCGCTGCAGGTCGCGCCGGGTGCGGGGCGAGAGGTACTGGGCCACGATCGAGTGGACCACCACGGTGGCCACCCCCGGGCGGGGGTCGGCCAGGCAGGCCTCGGTCCACGTCGCCGCGTCGGCCCGGTCGACCGGGGCCGGGACCTCCGCGGCCACGGCGAGGGCCCCGTCGAGGCGGGCGCGGCGGTCGGGCTGGTCGGGCCACAGGCAGGCCCGCAGGCGCATCCGGTCCCCGGCGTCGAGGGGGTCGAGGGGGCGGAGGTCGCAGCCCCGCCGCTCGACCACCGGGACCGGCCCGGTGAGGTCGGGGCGGCGGTCGACCCACGGGTCCCGCAGCACCACGGGCGACCCCTCGGGGCCGAGGGCGTGCCCGCCGGCCTCGTAGCGGAACCGGTCGAACCGCAGGTTGAGCCCGGCGCTGGCGCCCACCTCGAGCACCCGCAGCGGACGGCCCGCCGCGGCCACGGCGAGGAACCCGCCGAGGAGGGCGGCGGAGCGACCCACCTCGTTGGTCTGGATGGGCGCCGCGGTCCGCTCGGCCACGCGCTCGCGGTGGTCGGCCACGGCCGCCACGAAGGCCTCCCCCACCCCGGCCCCGGGGACGCCGCCCACCGAGGGGTAGTGGCGGGCCAGGTCCGGGGCCTCCCCCGCCAGGACCAGCTCGTGCACGGCGGCCAGCAGCCGCAGCACGACGGCGTCGGCGACCGGCTCCTCGGCGTGGGCGGCCAGCACCCGGGCGCAGGGGCCGCCCCGGCCCACGTCGAGCGCCACCTCCTCCAGCACCGTGGTGTAGAGGTCCGAGCCGCCGATCTCGCAGCCCTGCTGCTGGGCCCGCACCACCCGCGCCAGATCGCTGCCCACGGCGGCAGTCTGCCCCGCAGGCCCCTGGTCGGCGCGCCCGGGTCGATCGGGGGAACGAGGGGTAGGTTTGGGGGCGATGTTGCTCGATCGGATCTCCTGCCCCGCCGACCTCCGGCGCCTCACCCCCGACCAGCTCGACGAGCTGTCTGCCGAGATCCGGGAGTTCATCGTCGAGGTGGTGTCGACCTCCACCAGCGGCGGCCACCTCGGGTCCAACCTGGGCGCCGTCGAGCTCACCCTCGCCCTCCACCGGGTGTTCGACTCCCCCCGCGACATCCTCCTCTGGGACATCGGCCACCAGGCCTACGTGCACAAGATCGTCACCGGCCGGCTCCGGGGCTTCGAGACCCTCCGCCAGGCCGACGGCATGTCGGGCTACCCGTGCCGGGCCGAGTCCGAGCACGACTGGGTGGAGAACAGCCACGCCTCCACCATCATCAGCTACGCCCACGGCCTGGCCACGGCCCAGGCGTCCGACCAGGGCGAGGGCCGGCGGGTGGTCGCGGTCATCGGCGACGGGGCCATGACCGGGGGCATGGCCTACGAGGCCCTCAACAACCTGGGCGCCTCGGGCAGCAAGGCCATCATCATCCTCAACGACAACGGCCGGTCCTACGCCCCCACGGTGGGCCGCATGGCCGAGACCGTGTCGCGCCTCCGGGTCGACCCCCGCTACGTGCGCCAGCGGGCCAAGGTCGAGGACGGCCTCCGCAAGGTCCCCTACGTGGGCGACCACCTGGCCTGGGGCATGCACGGCGCCCTGGCCGGCATGCGCGAGATGCTCGAGCCCACCGCCTTCTTCGAGTCGCTGGGCGTGAAGTACACCGGGCCCATCGACGGCCACGACGTGGTGGGCCTGGAGAAGGCCCTCCGCCACGCGGTCGAGCTCGACGAGCCCATCGTCGTCCACGTCCTCACCGACAAGGGCAAGGGCTACGGGCCGGCCGAGCAGGACGACGTCAAGCGCATGCACGACATCGGCGCCCCAAAGCCCGGGACCTACACGGCGGCGTTCACCGAGGCCCTCATCAAGGAGGCCGAGAACCGCCTCGAGGTGGTGGCCATCACCGCGGCGATGCCGGACTCCACCGGCCTGCTGCCGTTCGCCGAGGCCCACCCCGGCCGCATGGTCGACGTGGGCATCGCCGAGCAGCACGCCGTCACCTCCGCCGCGGGCATGGCCATGGGCGGGCTGCGCCCGGTCGTGGCCCTCTACTCGACCTTCCTCAGCCGGGCCTTCGACCAGGCCAACCTCGACGTCGGCCTCCACGGCCAGCCCGTCGTGTTCTGCCTCGACCGGGCCGGCATCACCGGCGACGACGGCCCCTCGCACCACGGCGTGCTCGACATGGTGCTGCTCTCCAAGGTCCCCGGCATGACGATCTTCGCCCCGTCGTCGTACCAGGAGGTGCAGCAGATGCTGCACGACGCCCTGGAGATCACCTCCGGCCCGGTGGCCATCCGCTGGTCCAAGACCGCAGCCCCCCACGTCGACGAGGCCGAGGTGGGGTCGGGGCTGACGGCCCGCAAGGTCGCGACCGGCACCGACGTGTGCCTGGTCGGCGTGGGGAAGATCCTGCCCGCCTGCATCGAGGCCGCCGAGCTGCTGGAGGCCGACGGCATCTCCTGCACCGTCTGGGACCCCCGCGTCGTGCACCCGCTCGACCCCGCCCTGGTGGTCGACGCCGCCTCGCACCCGGTGGTCATCAGCGGCGAGGACGGCTACCGCGACGGCGGCGTGGGCGCCACCCTCGCCGACCAGGTGGCCGACATCGCCCTGGAGCGCCCCGCCGCCGAGCGGCCCGCGGTCCGGGTCTGCGGCATCCCCACCACCTACCTCGACCAGGGCAAGCCCGACGCCATCCTGTCGGCGCTCGGGCTCGACGGCCCCGGCCTCGCCGCCGAGGCCCGGCGCGCCCTCGGTCGCTGACCCGCCGGCCCGGGCACCCGTCGCCCCCACGACGGCGACGCCGATCGACCCCAGAACCTGGACGACACCGTTCCGGGGCAGGGTCCCGTCGCCCCCACGACGCCGATCGACCCCAGAGCGGGTGCGGGCCCGCGGTCGCGGCGGGAGGGCGCGGCCGTAGCGTGCCCGGATGGCCGCTGGAGTCCGTGCCCGAGGCCTCGGGCACCGCTACCAGGCCGCCGACGGCGCCCTCTCGGTGCTGCGCGACCTGGACCTCGACGTGGCGCCGGGCGAGCACGTGGCCGTCCTCGGGCGGTCGGGGACGGGGAAGTCGACCCTCCTCAGCCTGCTGGGGGGCCTGGAGCGCCCCCAGCAGGGCAGCCTCACCGTCGGCGACCGGGACCTGGAGCACCTCGGCGGTGACGAGCTGGCCGCCTTCCGCCGGGAGACCGTCGGCTTCGTCTTCCAGCACTTCGGCCTGCTCGAGGCCCTCACCGCCGAGGAGAACGTGGAGCTGGCCGGCACCCTGTCCCGCACCGGCCGGCGGGCCCGCCGCCAGCGGGCCCGCGAGCTGCTCGGCGCGGTGGGGCTGGGCGACCGCCTCCACCACCGGCCCCACGCCCTGAGCGGGGGCGAGCGCCAGCGGGTCGCGGTGGCCCGGGCCCTCGCCAACGACCCCGAGCTGGTGCTCGCCGACGAGCCCACCGGCAACCTCGACGACGAGAGCAGCGCCGTGGTGGGGGCCCTGCTCGCGGACCTGCCCTCCCGGCACGGCTGCTCGGTGGTCGTGGTCACCCACGACCGGGCCCTGGCCGCCGGGGCCGACCGGCAGCTGGGCCTCCGGGAGGGTCGCCTGGAGGGGCTGGTGGCCCCGTGAGGTGGCGCGACGCCCTGGAGCTGGCGGCCCGCAGCGTGCTGCGGCGCCCGGGCCGGGCCGCCCTCACCCTGCTGTCCGTGGCCCTGGCCACGGCCCTGCTCACCGCCCTGCTCACCATCGCCGACACGGCCGAGACCCGGGTCCTCGACGAGCTGGCCGAGGGCGGGCCCATCTCCGCCATCCAGGTGGCCGCGGCCGAGGCCCAGCCCGGCCAGGTGGAGCAGGACGACCTCGACGCCGGCGAGGAGAAGGACCTCGACGAGGCCGCGGCCCAGGCCATCGCGGAGATCCCCGACGTCCGGGCCGTCCTCCCCGTGCTCACGACGCCGGTCTTCGTCGACCGCCCGGCCGAGCAGGCCGACGGCACGCCCCTGGACCCGTTCCAGGACGAGATCGTCGGGGTCGACCTCTCCCGCCCCGGCCTGCTGCCGGTGACCGTGCTGGAGGGCCGGCTCCCCGCGCCCTCCTCGCTCACCGAGGTGGCCGTGTCCCAGCAGCTCCTGGAGCGCCTGGGGCTGGACCCGGCCCAGGCCGACCAGGTCGTCGGCACCGAGGTGCGGTTGGCCGCGGGCCGGCTGTTCGCCGAGGCCGACGAGCCGCCCCAGGTCCGGGGCCGGTGGGTCCGCCTCCAGGTGGTGGGGGTGGTGGCCCAGGAGGCGGGCACCGGCCAGCTCCTGGTCCCCCTGGAGCAGGCCCAGGCCGCCCGGGACTGGACCCGCTCCGGCATCGACGGGGGCGAGCAGCTGGGCGCAGGGGCGAGCGACCTCACCGGCCTGGTCGTGGTGGCCGAGGGGATCGACCAGGTGTCGGAGGTGCGGGCCGCCATCGACGACATCGGCTACGCCACCAGCGCCCCGGAGAACGTGGTCGCGTCGGTGCGCAACTACCTGGGGGTGGTCGACATCGTCCTCACCTCCGTCGGGGCCATCGCCCTGGTGGTCGCCGCCCTCGGCATCGCCAACGCCCTGCTCGCCGCGGTGCGCGAGCGCCAGCGCGAGATCGGGGTGCTCAAGGCCATCGGCGCCCGCGACCGCGACGTGCTCGCCGTGTTCGTCGTCGAGGCCGGCGTGCTCGGCTTCCTCGGCGGGGCGCTGGGCACCGCGATGGGGGCAGCCGTCGCCGGCGGGGTGGGCGAGCTCGTCAACCGCTACCTGGTGGAGCAGGGGCTGGCCACGGTCAGCCTGCGCCTGTCGCCGCCCATCATCGTGGGCGGGGTGCTGGGCGCCACCGTGCTGGCCCTGGTCGGCGGCGTGGTCCCGGCGTGGCGGGCGGCCCGGCTGCCGGCCCGCGACGCGGTGGTCGGCGGGTGAGGCGGCTGGTCGCCGTCGTCGGCCTCTGCGGGCTGCTCGCCGCCGGCTGCACCCAGAGCGAGGGGCCCGAGGTCGTGCCGGCGACCGAGCCGGCGTCGGCCCCGCTCACCGTCGCCGTCCTCGGCGGCAGCGAGGCCGACGGCCAGGACCTGCCCGACCCGCTCCGCACGCTGTGGTCCCGGGAGGTGTTCGACGCGCTCCCGCCCTCGACGGTGTACGTCAACCTCGGCGCCGCCGGCGCGACCGCGGCCGAGGCGGCCGCGGTCCAGGTCCCCGCCGCGGCGGAGGTCGACCCCGACGTCGCCCTGGTGTGGCTGGAGGAGGGCGACGCCGAGGTCGCCACCCCGGCCGAGGACCAGCAGGCCGACCTCGTGGCCGTGATCGAGGGCCTGGGACCGGGCACCGAGGTGCTGGTGCTCGACGGCGGCGGGCCCAGCGCCCCGCTCGACGCCGCGGCCGAGGCCGGCGGGGCCACGCTCGTCGAGCTCGGGGACCTCGACCCGGCGGACGTCGACGACCAGCCCGAGATCGCGGCGCAGGTCCTGGAGGCCCTCGACGCCCTCGGCGTCGGCGGCTGATCCGCGCCGGGCGGGCCCTGTCCTCCCGCCGGAGGCCCACGGGTGGCGGCCGGCGGGGACGGGTGTGGGAAGGTGACCGGCTCCCATGGGTGCCGCACTCGCTCTCCTCTCCAGCCTGCTCTGGGGCACCGGTGACTTCCTGGGCGGCACCCTCAGCCGCCGGGCCCACCCCGTCGCCGTCATCCGGATCAGCCAGGGCCTGGCCGCGGCGGCGCTCGTGGTCATCGTGGTCCTCACCGGCGAGGCCGGGCGCACCGGCGCCATCCCGTGGGGGATCGCCGCCGCCGTGCTCGGCTCGCTGGGCCTCGGGTCTTTCTACGCCGCCCTGGCCGCCGGCACCATGGGGGTGGTGGCGCCGGTGGCGGCCACCGGCGTGGTCATCCCGGTGGTGGTGGGCCTGGTCCAGGGCGACTCGCCCTCCCCGCTGCAGATGGGCGGCATCGTGGTGGCCATCGTCGGCGTGGTGCTGGCCTCGGGGCCCGAGCGGCGGGCGACCCTCGCCGAGGACGTCGCCGAGGCGGCCACCGAGGCCGACGCCGCCGCGGTGCCCACCACCGCCAGCCGCCGCCCCCTGGTGCTGGCCGGCATCGCCGCCCTGGGGTTCGGCTCCGCCCTCAGCCTGGTGGCCGAGGGCAGCGAGAGCAGCGTGGCCATGACCCTGCTGGTGATGCGGGTCGCCACCACCGTCGGCTGCACCCTCCTGCTGCTCACCGTCCTGCGGGCCGCCCCCCGCCCGCGCCGGCGCGACCTGCCGGTGCTGGCGGCCATCTCGGCCACCGACGCCGGGGCCAACGGCACCTTCGCCATCGCCAGCACGCTCGGGCAGGTGTCGGTGAGCGCGGTGCTGGCGTCGCTCT
Above is a window of Iamia majanohamensis DNA encoding:
- a CDS encoding phosphatase PAP2 family protein, which gives rise to MSEPASETEIEIAPAGDDGGPPAADGPRTALGRHLRWWREVLYVLAFYLVYSWVRNQFGSAGDDAARIAYEHARDIIRVQDAMGLWFEPELQRWYLDLPAMGLIRVWNIYYGTAHFVVTAGALIWLYRRQPDRYSVWRTTLAAMTALALIGFASYSLMPPRLLGSTSQYGACYQQEPDCRGESIVDTLAVHGGWLSFDDDEVATVSNQYAAMPSMHTGWSTWSAFVMWGLVRRRWLRALIVAYPLATVFCIMITGNHFWLDAVGGLAAFGAGYAVARVVTAWSEGRLERREARRAAVAPPA
- the dxs gene encoding 1-deoxy-D-xylulose-5-phosphate synthase produces the protein MLLDRISCPADLRRLTPDQLDELSAEIREFIVEVVSTSTSGGHLGSNLGAVELTLALHRVFDSPRDILLWDIGHQAYVHKIVTGRLRGFETLRQADGMSGYPCRAESEHDWVENSHASTIISYAHGLATAQASDQGEGRRVVAVIGDGAMTGGMAYEALNNLGASGSKAIIILNDNGRSYAPTVGRMAETVSRLRVDPRYVRQRAKVEDGLRKVPYVGDHLAWGMHGALAGMREMLEPTAFFESLGVKYTGPIDGHDVVGLEKALRHAVELDEPIVVHVLTDKGKGYGPAEQDDVKRMHDIGAPKPGTYTAAFTEALIKEAENRLEVVAITAAMPDSTGLLPFAEAHPGRMVDVGIAEQHAVTSAAGMAMGGLRPVVALYSTFLSRAFDQANLDVGLHGQPVVFCLDRAGITGDDGPSHHGVLDMVLLSKVPGMTIFAPSSYQEVQQMLHDALEITSGPVAIRWSKTAAPHVDEAEVGSGLTARKVATGTDVCLVGVGKILPACIEAAELLEADGISCTVWDPRVVHPLDPALVVDAASHPVVISGEDGYRDGGVGATLADQVADIALERPAAERPAVRVCGIPTTYLDQGKPDAILSALGLDGPGLAAEARRALGR
- a CDS encoding ABC transporter permease — encoded protein: MRWRDALELAARSVLRRPGRAALTLLSVALATALLTALLTIADTAETRVLDELAEGGPISAIQVAAAEAQPGQVEQDDLDAGEEKDLDEAAAQAIAEIPDVRAVLPVLTTPVFVDRPAEQADGTPLDPFQDEIVGVDLSRPGLLPVTVLEGRLPAPSSLTEVAVSQQLLERLGLDPAQADQVVGTEVRLAAGRLFAEADEPPQVRGRWVRLQVVGVVAQEAGTGQLLVPLEQAQAARDWTRSGIDGGEQLGAGASDLTGLVVVAEGIDQVSEVRAAIDDIGYATSAPENVVASVRNYLGVVDIVLTSVGAIALVVAALGIANALLAAVRERQREIGVLKAIGARDRDVLAVFVVEAGVLGFLGGALGTAMGAAVAGGVGELVNRYLVEQGLATVSLRLSPPIIVGGVLGATVLALVGGVVPAWRAARLPARDAVVGG
- a CDS encoding DUF2332 domain-containing protein; amino-acid sequence: MGSDLARVVRAQQQGCEIGGSDLYTTVLEEVALDVGRGGPCARVLAAHAEEPVADAVVLRLLAAVHELVLAGEAPDLARHYPSVGGVPGAGVGEAFVAAVADHRERVAERTAAPIQTNEVGRSAALLGGFLAVAAAGRPLRVLEVGASAGLNLRFDRFRYEAGGHALGPEGSPVVLRDPWVDRRPDLTGPVPVVERRGCDLRPLDPLDAGDRMRLRACLWPDQPDRRARLDGALAVAAEVPAPVDRADAATWTEACLADPRPGVATVVVHSIVAQYLSPRTRRDLQRAVTRAGAAATPEAPVAWLRMEPSSVQEAEVRLTCWPADRARGPEGRVLAHSAFHGPPVRWEA
- a CDS encoding EamA family transporter — its product is MGAALALLSSLLWGTGDFLGGTLSRRAHPVAVIRISQGLAAAALVVIVVLTGEAGRTGAIPWGIAAAVLGSLGLGSFYAALAAGTMGVVAPVAATGVVIPVVVGLVQGDSPSPLQMGGIVVAIVGVVLASGPERRATLAEDVAEAATEADAAAVPTTASRRPLVLAGIAALGFGSALSLVAEGSESSVAMTLLVMRVATTVGCTLLLLTVLRAAPRPRRRDLPVLAAISATDAGANGTFAIASTLGQVSVSAVLASLYPAVTALLAWRIHHESLRRIQVVGVVATLGGVALIAGG
- a CDS encoding lysylphosphatidylglycerol synthase transmembrane domain-containing protein gives rise to the protein MDDAAAGTTDPAPPPRREKARRRAVLVVRIAVSAGMLWFLLDKISDSSADALPEWTTATALWLSGAVLLTLASIVLSAVRWQTVLAAMGRPAALPRLLSHYLAGQFVANVLPTTIGGDVLRVSRLAQDNGKVHDSFASVVLERLTGWLVLPLITFIGLIINPPLQHLGEATQIAFGLACATLVALVLVVGAVAAKRWGDMEATKGWKRFLAAVSLGLNALRTHPRQAISVVAVGFAYQLVLVAAAVMAARALGIPDAGPTALLAFFPAIAIAQVLPISISGLGVREGLFVLFLRPLGVPTGQAVALGILLYLLNLIVSLLGAPAFAIGGRRRLDGGPVGPEDEDAPLRPDDAAPARP
- a CDS encoding ABC transporter ATP-binding protein, coding for MAAGVRARGLGHRYQAADGALSVLRDLDLDVAPGEHVAVLGRSGTGKSTLLSLLGGLERPQQGSLTVGDRDLEHLGGDELAAFRRETVGFVFQHFGLLEALTAEENVELAGTLSRTGRRARRQRARELLGAVGLGDRLHHRPHALSGGERQRVAVARALANDPELVLADEPTGNLDDESSAVVGALLADLPSRHGCSVVVVTHDRALAAGADRQLGLREGRLEGLVAP